A genomic region of Papaver somniferum cultivar HN1 chromosome 7, ASM357369v1, whole genome shotgun sequence contains the following coding sequences:
- the LOC113295412 gene encoding proline-rich receptor-like protein kinase PERK12, producing MSDNGGSSDGNETTSGKTPPSGSDTSESPPSPDSSKSSPDSPPSDSKNSPSDSGKSSPSPDTPPDSENSSPPPPPPPESDSSPPPDSNGENPPPSDSNNDSEPSKSSPPPPSDKDKTPSDSYPAPKSSNDSPPKSDKGGKSSPPSSDNRNDSPNNDNHNSPPGTPDSPPPRDGTQSNRSSSHVPELSGPSTHSSRTPSTQIDIGAVVGVTVAGVLIFGLIALCFAITRKKKKRPLEYDPYGASPPNYSGNSGYYNGPHSQQHLIAGMPGGYSQEYYSGGRPGGHSQEYHNGGRPSAYPNSGPINSYGSYKGPDSGTLMSGAQSSFTYDDLMGITEGFARKNVIGEGGFGAVYKGYLPDGRTVAVKQLKAGSGQGEREFRAEVDIISRVHHRHLVSLVGYCIADAQRLLVYEFVPNNTLEHHIHNQGLPVLDWSKRVKIAIGSARGLAYLHEDCHPKIIHRDIKSANILLDNDFEAQVADFGLAKLSNDITTHVSTRVMGTFGYMAPEYASSGKLTDRSDVFSFGVVLLELVTGRRPIDPSLQDESLVEWVRPLIASAIETGDFSELVDSRLENRYVESEMFKMAETAAACVRHSATKRPRMVQVLRALDTDGDMPDINNGVKVGQSTIFEANSDLQKFRMLALGGNDSADYSTYSGSVNSRANILPPKPPPGWSG from the exons ATGTCTGATAATGGTGGATCATCGGACGGTAATGAAACCACATCAGGTAAGACACCTCCTTCAGGTTCAGACACATCTGAATCTCCACCATCTCCAGATTCTAGTAAATCATCACCGGATTCACCTCCTTCAGATTCCAAGAATTCACCATCAGATTCTGGGAAATCGTCGCCATCACCGGATACTCCGCCAGATTCCGAAAACTCAtccccacctccaccaccaccaccagagtcTGATTCTTCACCGCCTccagattcaaatggtgaaaacCCACCACCTTCAGATTCGAATAATGATTCAGAACCTTCAAAATCCTCTCCACCTCCACCATCGGATAAAGATAAGACTCCTTCCGATTCTTACCCAGCTCCAAAATCATCTAATGATTCTCCTCCAAAATCTGACAAAGGAGGCAAAAGTTCCCCTCCATCATCTGACAATCGCAATGATTCACCAAACAATGATAACCACAATTCTCCTCCTGGAACACCAGATTCCCCACCTCCACGCGATGGTACACAATCTAATCGTTCATCAAGCCATGTTCCAGAGCTAAGTGGTCCTTCCACGCACTCAAGCCGTACTCCATCCACCCAAATTGACATTGGCGCGGTTGTTGGTGTAACCGTAGCAGGAGTGCTAATCTTTGGTTTGATTGCCCTCTGCTTTGCCATtacaagaaagaagaaaaaacggcCTTTAGAATACGACCCTTACGGAGCATCGCCACCCAACTACTCAGGGAATTCAG GATATTACAACGGGCCACATTCGCAGCAGCATTTAATAGCAGGGATGCCAGGTGGTTACTCACAAGAATATTATAGCGGGGGGAGACCAGGTGGTCACTCACAAGAATATCATAATGGGGGTAGACCATCAGCATATCCTAATTCTGGTCCAATAAATAGCTACGGTAGCTACAAAGGACCAGATTCAGGTACATTAATGTCAGGTGCCCAGTCGTCATTCACATATGACGACTTAATGGGCATAACAGAAGGATTTGCTCGCAAAAACGTTATTGGAGAAGGTGGATTTGGAGCTGTGTACAAGGGTTACCTTCCCGATGGGAGAACAGTAGCAGTGAAACAGCTGAAGGCTGGGAGTGGCCAGGGTGAGAGGGAGTTCAGGGCAGAAGTTGATATAATCAGTCGGGTTCACCATAGGCATTTGGTTTCTTTGGTTGGATACTGCATTGCTGACGCCCAAAGATTGCTTGTCTACGAATTTGTTCCGAATAATACTCTTGAACATCATATACATA ATCAAGGATTGCCTGTATTAGATTGGTCCAAAAGAGTAAAAATTGCCATCGGTTCAGCTCGGGGGTTGGCATATCTACATGAAGATT GTCACCCAAAAATAATCCATAGAGATATCAAATCTGCCAACATCTTGTTGGATAATGATTTTGAAGCACAG GTCGCAGATTTTGGGCTTGCTAAGCTATCAAATGACATCACCACCCATGTCTCAACTCGTGTAATGGGAACATTTGG GTACATGGCACCTGAGTATGCTTCAAGTGGCAAATTGACTGATAGATCAGATGTGTTCTCATTTGGGGTGGTGCTTCTAGAGCTTGTGACCGGACGTAGACCTATTGACCCAAGCCTGCAGGATGAGAGTTTGGTTGAATGG GTCCGACCACTGATAGCAAGTGCAATAGAAACTGGAGATTTTTCTGAGTTGGTGGATTCAAGGCTTGAAAACAGATACGTGGAAAGTGAGATGTTTAAGATGGCTGAGACAGCTGCTGCTTGTGTTCGTCACTCTGCTACTAAAAGACCTCGCATGGTGCAG GTATTAAGAGCGTTAGACACCGACGGTGACATGCCAGATATCAACAATGGTGTGAAAGTAGGTCAGAGCACTATTTTTGAAGCAAATTCAGATCTTCAAAAATTTCGAATGTTGGCACTGGGTGGAAATGATAGTGCGGACTACAGCACGTATAGTGGAAGTGTGAACTCTAGAGCAAATATTTTACCCCCGAAACCTCCACCAGGTTGGAGTGGTTAA